A single Burkholderiales bacterium DNA region contains:
- the hypB gene encoding hydrogenase nickel incorporation protein HypB, whose product MCVTCGCSDAESVTLTDPVTGEKLTMSRGDHEHAHEHSAAHEHAHGAATPAGDHGHSHGYEPSHSPDHDAVHDHGHDHAHPHTHAHPHTHDHGHSHGHAYSHAHSHGHAHTSGHGHDVRQQTHTHAGAHSDSAALHADRRGTILALEQNILAKNQLLAERNRGWLAGRDILALNLVSSPGSGKTTLLERTIRDLQADLAINVIEGDQATAHDAQRIRAAGAKAIQINTGTGCHLEADMLARGLQALQPPPGSVVMIENVGNLVCPALFDLGERAKVVILSVTEGEDKPLKYPHMFKASEVMLLNKIDLLPHLEFDVERCIAYARQVNPGISVFRVSAQTGEGMSAWYAWLRSQAAAAGRIAS is encoded by the coding sequence ATGTGCGTGACCTGCGGCTGTTCTGATGCGGAAAGCGTAACTCTCACGGATCCGGTCACAGGAGAGAAACTGACCATGAGCCGGGGCGACCACGAGCACGCGCATGAGCACAGTGCGGCGCACGAACATGCTCATGGCGCCGCGACGCCTGCGGGCGATCACGGGCACTCGCACGGGTACGAGCCCAGCCACTCGCCCGATCATGACGCGGTACACGATCACGGCCACGATCACGCTCATCCGCACACGCACGCTCATCCGCATACCCACGATCATGGGCACTCGCACGGCCACGCGTACTCGCATGCACATTCGCACGGCCACGCGCACACCAGCGGGCACGGACACGATGTGCGCCAGCAAACTCATACGCACGCTGGCGCACACAGCGACAGCGCTGCGCTGCACGCAGACAGGCGCGGCACGATCCTCGCGCTGGAGCAGAACATCCTCGCCAAGAACCAGTTGCTCGCCGAGCGCAATCGCGGCTGGCTGGCGGGACGCGACATCCTTGCGCTGAATCTGGTGAGCTCGCCGGGCTCGGGCAAGACGACTCTGCTCGAACGCACGATCCGCGACCTGCAGGCCGATCTTGCGATCAACGTCATCGAAGGCGACCAGGCGACCGCGCATGACGCGCAACGCATCCGCGCCGCCGGGGCGAAGGCGATCCAGATCAATACCGGCACCGGCTGCCACCTCGAAGCCGACATGCTTGCGCGTGGCCTGCAAGCCCTGCAACCGCCGCCCGGCTCGGTGGTGATGATCGAAAACGTCGGCAATCTCGTGTGTCCGGCGCTGTTCGATTTGGGTGAGCGCGCGAAGGTCGTGATTCTGTCGGTGACCGAAGGCGAGGATAAGCCGCTCAAATATCCGCACATGTTCAAGGCGAGCGAGGTCATGCTGCTCAACAAAATCGATCTGTTGCCGCATCTTGAGTTCGATGTCGAGCGCTGCATTGCGTACGCGCGGCAGGTGAATCCCGGCATCAGCGTGTTCCGCGTATCGGCGCAAACAGGCGAAGGGATGTCCGCCTGGTACGCCTGGCTGCGCAGCCAGGCGGCAGCAGCCGGGCGCATCGCCTCGTGA